A genomic region of Sulfobacillus acidophilus DSM 10332 contains the following coding sequences:
- a CDS encoding Beta-ureidopropionase (PFAM: Carbon-nitrogen hydrolase~COGs: COG0388 amidohydrolase~InterPro IPR003010~KEGG: gya:GYMC52_1339 nitrilase/cyanide hydratase and apolipoprotein N-acyltransferase~PFAM: Nitrilase/cyanide hydratase and apolipoprotein N-acyltransferase~PRIAM: Beta-ureidopropionase~SPTR: Nitrilase/cyanide hydratase and apolipoprotein N-acyltransferase) has protein sequence MSRKVRVGLIQNHHEVPGDEPLEVHKKWAIDRHVGMIYEAKQQGAQVVCLQELFYGPYFCAEQNTKWYGMTEPIPDGPTTRMMQEIARDTGMVLIVPLYEEDVTGIYYNTAAVIDADGTYLGKYRKNHLPHVQAGESPHTGFWEKFYFRPGNLGYPVFRTAVGTIGVYICYDRHFPEGARALALNGAEIVFNPSATVAGLSKYLWHLEQPAHAVANGYFLGAINRVGWESPWNMGEFYGSSYLVDPRGQFVAQGSSDQSEVVIGDADLDLIREVRNTWQFFRDRRPETYGRLTDW, from the coding sequence ATGAGTCGAAAGGTCCGCGTCGGACTCATTCAAAATCACCACGAAGTCCCCGGTGACGAGCCCCTCGAAGTGCACAAGAAGTGGGCGATCGATCGGCATGTGGGGATGATTTACGAGGCGAAGCAGCAGGGGGCGCAGGTGGTTTGCCTGCAGGAACTGTTTTACGGGCCGTATTTCTGCGCCGAACAAAATACGAAATGGTACGGGATGACCGAGCCGATTCCGGACGGTCCGACTACGCGGATGATGCAAGAGATTGCCCGGGATACGGGGATGGTGCTCATCGTGCCCCTCTACGAAGAAGATGTCACCGGCATTTATTACAACACCGCTGCGGTCATCGATGCGGACGGCACCTATTTAGGCAAGTACCGGAAAAATCATTTGCCTCACGTCCAGGCCGGGGAATCCCCGCATACGGGGTTTTGGGAAAAATTCTATTTCCGGCCCGGTAATTTGGGCTATCCGGTCTTTCGGACGGCGGTGGGGACGATTGGCGTCTATATTTGCTACGACCGGCATTTTCCCGAAGGGGCGCGGGCTTTGGCCCTTAATGGCGCGGAAATCGTGTTCAACCCGTCGGCGACGGTGGCGGGACTGTCCAAATATCTTTGGCATCTCGAACAACCGGCCCATGCCGTGGCAAACGGGTACTTTTTAGGGGCTATCAATCGCGTCGGTTGGGAGTCGCCGTGGAACATGGGCGAATTTTACGGCAGCAGCTATTTGGTGGATCCGCGCGGGCAGTTTGTCGCGCAAGGAAGCTCCGACCAGTCTGAAGTGGTAATTGGCGACGCCGATCTAGACCTCATTCGCGAGGTACGGAATACCTGGCAATTTTTCCGTGACCGACGCCCGGAGACCTATGGCCGGTTAACCGATTGGTAA
- a CDS encoding Glutamate synthase (NADPH) (PFAM: Pyridine nucleotide-disulphide oxidoreductase~COGs: COG0493 NADPH-dependent glutamate synthase beta chain and related oxidoreductase~InterPro IPR013027~KEGG: gya:GYMC52_1340 FAD-dependent pyridine nucleotide-disulfide oxidoreductase~PFAM: FAD-dependent pyridine nucleotide-disulphide oxidoreductase~PRIAM: Glutamate synthase (NADPH)~SPTR: Glutamate synthasesmall subunit), protein MESWTINRADPFQEVVPPLSEKEARDEALRCYYCYDAPCIHGCPTAINIPVFIHQIAIGDLAGASRTILDANILGATCARICPTEALCEGACVRHTDSRPVSIGRLQRGAMDYAMETGAPSLPDKRVVGSGRVAIVGAGPAGLGAAAELRRLGYTVEVFEARPSGGGLDTYGIVSYREPVAVSLWEVEQVKRLGAVFHFNTRVGRDVEWGTLLGQYDAVVVAVGLGKVPRLGIPGEDLPGVWDALDLIEATKIQPLDAIPMGRRVAVIGAGNTAVDAATCAKRLGAEEVTILYRRGEDAMPAYGYEYAFAKADGVTYKWWALPVEIVGQAAVEGLRYVRTRVVEGAGSGRTAPLETVPGSERLLEVDTVIRAIGQEKPQGLWRQLGIEERHGRPLVDPGTLESSRPRVYIVGDGLARGGEATVVGAVADGKRVAAAIHRALSKTSNGE, encoded by the coding sequence ATGGAGAGTTGGACAATCAATCGGGCGGATCCCTTTCAGGAGGTGGTGCCTCCTCTCAGCGAAAAAGAGGCCCGAGACGAGGCGCTTCGATGCTATTACTGCTACGACGCCCCCTGTATTCACGGATGTCCGACGGCGATTAATATTCCCGTCTTCATTCATCAAATCGCGATAGGGGATTTGGCGGGCGCCAGTCGCACGATCTTAGACGCCAATATTTTAGGCGCCACGTGCGCCCGGATTTGCCCGACCGAGGCCCTCTGTGAAGGAGCCTGTGTGCGCCACACGGATAGTCGGCCGGTGAGCATCGGCCGTCTGCAACGGGGGGCAATGGATTATGCCATGGAGACAGGGGCCCCGTCGTTACCCGATAAACGGGTCGTCGGTTCCGGTCGGGTGGCTATCGTCGGCGCCGGGCCGGCCGGGTTGGGGGCCGCGGCCGAATTACGGCGGCTCGGCTACACGGTCGAGGTGTTTGAAGCCCGTCCGTCCGGCGGCGGTCTTGATACGTATGGCATCGTCTCCTATCGCGAACCGGTGGCGGTGAGTCTTTGGGAAGTCGAGCAGGTGAAGCGGCTAGGGGCGGTGTTTCATTTCAACACCCGAGTCGGACGGGATGTCGAGTGGGGCACGCTCCTGGGGCAATACGATGCGGTGGTCGTTGCCGTCGGATTAGGTAAGGTCCCGCGCCTAGGAATTCCCGGGGAGGATTTGCCGGGTGTATGGGACGCGTTGGACCTGATTGAAGCGACCAAGATTCAACCTTTGGACGCCATTCCGATGGGCCGCCGGGTGGCCGTGATTGGCGCGGGCAATACCGCGGTCGATGCCGCCACATGTGCAAAAAGGCTTGGCGCCGAAGAGGTGACCATCCTCTATCGGCGCGGGGAAGACGCTATGCCCGCCTACGGATATGAATATGCTTTCGCCAAAGCGGACGGGGTGACGTACAAATGGTGGGCCTTACCCGTCGAGATCGTCGGGCAGGCTGCAGTTGAGGGCCTCCGTTATGTGCGGACCCGCGTGGTCGAGGGTGCCGGTTCCGGACGGACGGCGCCATTAGAGACGGTACCCGGTAGTGAGCGGCTTTTAGAGGTGGATACGGTGATTCGGGCCATTGGACAAGAGAAGCCGCAGGGATTGTGGCGCCAATTGGGTATTGAAGAGCGGCACGGCCGTCCCTTGGTGGATCCGGGAACGTTGGAGTCGTCGCGGCCTCGGGTGTACATCGTCGGCGACGGTTTGGCCCGTGGCGGGGAAGCGACGGTGGTCGGGGCCGTGGCGGACGGCAAGCGAGTGGCGGCGGCGATTCATCGCGCGTTGTCCAAGACTTCAAATGGAGAATGA
- a CDS encoding purine catabolism PurC domain protein (PFAM: Purine catabolism regulatory protein-like family~InterPro IPR012914~KEGG: ppy:PPE_01012 regulator of polyketide synthase expression~PFAM: Purine catabolism PurC-like~SPTR: Regulator of polyketide synthase expression) gives MVTVQEILERPLFRTARIVAGHAGLTRSVEWVHIGEIPQLADFLKGGELVLTTGYGLTTDDRRHQFLKGLITVGASGLVLELGSSLPDVPPDMMALADAHHFPVIVFHHPVRFLELSQDVNGLLISRHHRILDDLETLALRLRQTLLNTEGPNAIVACLYELLEVPVLYRPRDDLDPPITWGTWEALPGPFKDIALNPLLEEEGGQGPVYLRQTVLVFGQPRGDLVVKSGTARIDERLYLALDHTTAALAQDLIRVETLERTRRREDAVLLERLLFDEEPDPILYKRFRARYHLEPHHTYRLFVSSQGPNGALEKVLLHLTDSATVARLEESSRVVAVVIGRETVIRNLPDQLAAWARNLPQLGSLGLSALHTDPAQLRDAFSEAHDALLVSQCHASDAGVASYDRLGVYRWILAVSRQDAERLLIEPELATLFKSGHDAALLLDTLDTLLTHIDSKLAAAATLGIHRQTLYSRIQLLQEILGPDFLSPERRLALQLAITAYRFWQRHR, from the coding sequence ATGGTAACCGTTCAGGAAATCCTTGAGCGACCGCTCTTTCGCACAGCCCGCATCGTGGCCGGACATGCCGGGCTGACCCGTTCGGTCGAGTGGGTGCACATTGGCGAAATCCCCCAATTGGCCGACTTTCTGAAAGGCGGCGAATTGGTATTGACCACCGGATACGGGTTGACGACCGATGACAGGCGCCATCAGTTTTTAAAAGGCCTTATCACGGTAGGAGCCTCCGGTCTGGTACTGGAGTTGGGTTCTTCCCTGCCAGACGTTCCCCCCGACATGATGGCGTTGGCCGACGCCCATCACTTTCCGGTGATCGTCTTTCATCACCCGGTACGTTTTTTGGAACTCTCCCAAGATGTCAACGGGCTTCTCATCAGTCGGCATCACCGGATCCTCGACGATTTGGAGACGTTGGCGCTACGCCTTCGACAAACCCTGTTAAACACGGAAGGGCCCAACGCGATTGTGGCCTGCCTTTATGAGTTGTTGGAGGTCCCTGTATTATATCGTCCGCGTGACGACTTAGACCCGCCGATCACCTGGGGTACCTGGGAAGCGTTACCCGGCCCGTTCAAGGACATCGCGCTCAATCCTCTCCTCGAGGAAGAAGGGGGTCAAGGTCCCGTCTACCTCCGGCAGACGGTGTTGGTCTTCGGCCAGCCCCGCGGCGACCTCGTGGTCAAATCCGGCACCGCCCGCATTGACGAACGCCTCTATTTAGCCCTCGATCATACGACGGCGGCGTTAGCCCAAGACCTCATACGGGTCGAAACCTTGGAACGGACGCGTCGCCGGGAAGATGCCGTATTGTTAGAACGGCTGCTTTTCGACGAGGAGCCGGATCCGATCTTATATAAACGGTTTCGAGCCCGTTACCATTTGGAACCGCATCATACCTACCGCCTGTTCGTTTCCAGCCAGGGCCCCAATGGAGCCTTGGAAAAAGTGCTGCTTCATCTCACGGATTCCGCCACTGTCGCCCGCTTGGAAGAATCGTCGCGGGTGGTGGCGGTGGTCATCGGACGGGAGACCGTGATCCGGAACCTTCCCGACCAATTAGCCGCCTGGGCGCGGAATTTGCCCCAATTGGGTTCGCTCGGACTTTCCGCGCTCCATACCGACCCCGCCCAACTACGCGACGCGTTTTCCGAAGCGCATGATGCGCTCTTAGTCAGCCAGTGCCATGCGTCCGATGCCGGTGTCGCCAGCTATGACCGACTTGGAGTCTACCGGTGGATTTTAGCCGTCAGCCGTCAAGATGCCGAGAGGTTGTTGATTGAACCGGAGTTGGCCACGCTCTTCAAAAGCGGTCATGATGCGGCATTGCTGTTGGATACGCTCGACACGCTCCTCACGCACATCGACTCCAAATTGGCCGCCGCCGCCACTCTCGGCATCCATCGGCAAACCCTCTACTCTCGCATTCAGTTATTGCAAGAGATTTTAGGACCGGATTTTTTAAGCCCGGAACGTCGACTCGCTTTACAACTGGCCATTACCGCCTACCGGTTTTGGCAACGCCATCGCTAA
- a CDS encoding Aldehyde Dehydrogenase (PFAM: Aldehyde dehydrogenase family~COGs: COG1012 NAD-dependent aldehyde dehydrogenase~InterPro IPR015590~KEGG: tro:trd_A0002 probable methylmalonate-semialdehyde dehydrogenase [acylating] (mmsdh)~PFAM: Aldehyde dehydrogenase~SPTR: Probable methylmalonate-semialdehyde dehydrogenase [acylating] (Mmsdh)) encodes MHIANYIGGEWVEGDGAWQQDVNPSRPRHMIAEYRESSRRLAGQAVEAANRAWEAWSSTPAPTRGRLLLAVHARLAAHRERYVDLMVQEQGKTRPEAEGEFQKGLNLVEFFAGEGFRLNGETIPSESPKTLTYTLRQSVGPVAVITPWNFPFAIPLWKISPALVAGNPVVFKPASYTPAIAAQLVSDFSEAGLPAGVLNLILGSGREVGESVAADERIHAVSFTGSNPVGRRLAEILAGRPVKVTMEMGGKNAVVVTPSADLDLAAGGIVQGAYGAAGQRCTATSRVFVHEEVKDALVERLVRHVEGIVVGPSDDPRVTMGPLISADQRDQCLVYVAEAAEAGAQVVYGGRALPRDGYFLEPTLVTVDDSRLRLVQEEIFGPVLALLTYRSLSEAIEAVNQVPYGLSAAIYSRDLLETQLFIQRVAVGMVHVNNPTIGGEAQMPFGGMKGSGLGPREMGHEGTLFFTETKTVFLDYSGQPRVSRIY; translated from the coding sequence GTGCACATCGCCAATTATATCGGGGGAGAGTGGGTGGAGGGCGACGGTGCCTGGCAACAGGACGTTAATCCCAGCCGTCCTCGGCACATGATTGCGGAATACCGCGAAAGCTCACGGAGGCTGGCGGGCCAAGCCGTCGAGGCCGCGAATCGGGCCTGGGAGGCTTGGTCGTCGACCCCGGCCCCCACCCGTGGCCGGTTGCTTTTAGCGGTTCACGCTCGGTTGGCCGCCCATCGGGAGCGGTATGTGGACTTAATGGTTCAAGAGCAAGGTAAAACCCGGCCGGAAGCGGAAGGGGAATTTCAAAAAGGGCTTAATTTAGTGGAGTTTTTTGCGGGGGAAGGATTTCGGCTGAACGGCGAGACGATCCCGTCGGAAAGTCCGAAAACCTTGACCTACACCCTACGCCAGTCGGTGGGGCCGGTTGCGGTAATTACCCCATGGAACTTTCCGTTTGCCATTCCCCTATGGAAGATCAGCCCGGCATTGGTTGCCGGCAACCCGGTGGTGTTTAAGCCGGCCTCCTATACCCCGGCCATTGCTGCCCAACTGGTTTCGGATTTCAGCGAGGCTGGGCTTCCCGCCGGTGTGCTCAATCTCATCCTGGGCAGCGGGCGTGAGGTCGGGGAAAGCGTGGCCGCGGACGAACGGATTCACGCAGTGTCCTTTACCGGGTCCAATCCTGTGGGGCGTCGGTTGGCTGAGATTTTAGCCGGCAGACCCGTGAAAGTCACCATGGAAATGGGCGGTAAAAATGCGGTGGTGGTCACCCCCTCCGCCGATTTGGACCTGGCGGCGGGCGGGATTGTGCAAGGGGCGTACGGCGCGGCGGGTCAACGCTGTACGGCGACCAGCCGGGTGTTCGTCCATGAGGAGGTCAAGGATGCATTGGTTGAACGTCTCGTGCGGCACGTGGAAGGCATTGTGGTGGGTCCGTCGGACGATCCGCGCGTGACCATGGGACCCCTGATTTCCGCCGATCAACGGGATCAATGTCTCGTCTATGTGGCGGAAGCGGCGGAGGCCGGGGCACAGGTGGTCTACGGGGGGCGGGCGCTGCCCCGGGACGGCTATTTTCTCGAACCGACTTTGGTGACGGTCGACGATTCGCGGCTGCGCTTGGTTCAAGAAGAAATCTTCGGCCCGGTATTGGCGTTATTGACCTACCGGTCTCTTTCGGAAGCGATAGAGGCGGTCAACCAGGTGCCGTACGGGTTGTCGGCCGCGATCTACAGCCGAGACTTGCTGGAAACCCAACTCTTTATTCAACGGGTGGCGGTGGGAATGGTTCACGTCAATAACCCGACAATTGGCGGGGAAGCCCAAATGCCGTTTGGAGGGATGAAGGGATCGGGTCTGGGACCGCGGGAGATGGGGCACGAAGGGACGCTTTTTTTCACCGAAACCAAAACCGTGTTTTTGGACTACAGCGGCCAGCCGCGTGTCAGCCGCATTTATTAA
- a CDS encoding dihydroorotate dehydrogenase family protein (PFAM: Dihydroorotate dehydrogenase~TIGRFAM: dihydroorotate dehydrogenase (subfamily 1) family protein~COGs: COG0167 Dihydroorotate dehydrogenase~InterPro IPR001269:IPR012135:IPR001450:IPR005720~KEGG: bbe:BBR47_32370 dihydropyrimidine dehydrogenase~PFAM: Dihydroorotate dehydrogenase, class 1/ 2; tRNA-dihydrouridine synthase; 4Fe-4S ferredoxin, iron-sulphur binding, subgroup~PRIAM: Dihydropyrimidine dehydrogenase (NADP(+))~SPTR: Putative uncharacterized protein;~TIGRFAM: Dihydroorotate dehydrogenase, class 1, core): protein MADLSVNFAGIRAPNPFWLASGPLTNTAYQVEKAFDEGWGGAVWKTVGEPVINVSSRLASIDYGGRRMMGLNNIELISDRPIEDNLREIAAVKRHYPQHAVIVSMMFESNPDVWRDMVKRVEDTGADGIELNFGCPHGMSERGMGSVVGQVPEYTEQITRYVTAVSQIPVIVKLTPNVTDVRYPARAAVKGGAQAVSLINTINSVMGVDLDTWMPRPQVDGRGSHGGYCGPAVKPIALHMVASVYNDLGVPVPVSGIGGIETWQDAAEFMLLGAGTVQVCTAAMHYGFRIIREMTEGLSAYLDQHGLQKVGDLVGQAANRVGDWNDLRLSTNYRMVARIHPERCIGCNLCHVACDDGAHQCIDRIPGQKAPVVRESDCVGCNLCSLVCPVPDCIEMVPLETGTPETWRQRQTRLA from the coding sequence ATGGCCGATTTATCGGTGAACTTTGCCGGCATTCGGGCGCCTAACCCTTTTTGGTTAGCGTCGGGTCCCCTCACCAATACCGCCTATCAGGTAGAAAAGGCGTTTGACGAGGGTTGGGGCGGTGCCGTGTGGAAAACCGTGGGCGAACCGGTGATTAACGTCAGTTCGCGGCTGGCGTCGATTGACTATGGCGGTCGACGCATGATGGGATTGAACAATATCGAACTCATTTCCGATCGGCCGATCGAAGACAACCTCAGGGAAATTGCGGCGGTCAAGCGCCATTACCCGCAGCATGCGGTGATTGTCTCGATGATGTTTGAATCGAACCCCGATGTTTGGCGCGATATGGTCAAGCGGGTCGAGGATACCGGAGCCGACGGGATTGAGCTCAACTTCGGGTGTCCCCATGGGATGAGCGAACGGGGGATGGGATCGGTGGTGGGTCAAGTACCGGAATACACCGAACAAATTACCCGTTACGTCACCGCGGTCAGTCAAATTCCGGTCATCGTCAAACTCACCCCGAATGTGACCGATGTCCGCTATCCGGCGCGCGCGGCGGTGAAAGGGGGAGCCCAGGCGGTATCGTTAATCAACACGATTAACAGCGTGATGGGCGTCGATCTGGACACTTGGATGCCTCGACCACAAGTGGACGGGCGAGGATCGCATGGGGGCTACTGTGGACCGGCGGTCAAGCCGATTGCGCTGCATATGGTCGCCAGCGTCTATAACGATTTGGGGGTACCGGTACCGGTCTCGGGTATCGGCGGTATCGAAACCTGGCAAGACGCGGCTGAATTCATGCTGTTGGGAGCCGGCACCGTACAAGTGTGCACGGCCGCCATGCATTACGGGTTTCGCATCATCCGGGAGATGACGGAGGGCTTAAGCGCCTATCTGGATCAACATGGACTCCAAAAGGTCGGGGATTTGGTCGGGCAAGCGGCTAATCGTGTCGGGGACTGGAATGATTTGCGGCTCTCGACCAATTATCGGATGGTGGCCCGGATTCACCCGGAGCGTTGTATCGGCTGCAATCTCTGTCATGTGGCGTGTGACGACGGTGCGCATCAGTGCATCGACCGGATTCCGGGGCAAAAGGCGCCCGTGGTCCGCGAATCCGATTGCGTGGGATGTAATTTGTGTTCGTTGGTCTGCCCGGTACCGGACTGTATCGAAATGGTCCCGCTAGAAACCGGGACTCCGGAAACTTGGCGTCAGCGTCAAACCCGGCTGGCGTAA
- a CDS encoding dihydropyrimidinase (PFAM: Amidohydrolase family~TIGRFAM: allantoinase; D-hydantoinase; dihydroorotase, multifunctional complex type~COGs: COG0044 Dihydroorotase and related cyclic amidohydrolase~InterPro IPR006680:IPR011778~KEGG: sus:Acid_7659 dihydropyrimidinase~PFAM: Amidohydrolase 1~PRIAM: Dihydropyrimidinase~SPTR: Dihydropyrimidinase;~TIGRFAM: D-hydantoinase), whose protein sequence is MMARTCLIRNAEVVTATDHYRADIYIKDGAIQAIGVDLSMAADRVIDATGLLALPGGIDAHTHFDMPFGGTTSSDDFLTGTRAAAFGGTTTIIDFAIQTRGHTAQEAFDTWLGKAEGKAVIDYGFHMILSEVTPHTLQEMQSMVDQGITSFKLFTAYPGVFMVDDGGIFQALQRAGEIGGLIAMHAENGSVIDVLVQQALARGQTAPKYHALTRPPEAEGEATHRVITLAKLAEAPLYIVHLSAFQALDEVTAARDRGQPVFAETCPQYLFLSYDNYEEPGFDGAKYVMSPPLRPKEHQEHLWRGLKTNDLQVVSTDHCPFCMKDQKILGQNNFAKIPNGAPGVETRMSLIYEGATKEGRLSLNRFVEITATAPAKLFGLFPKKGTIAVGSDADIVLFDPQGSTHWSAQTHHMRVDYNPYEGRTTPGAVRTVLSRGEVIIENEAFVGREGRGEFLKRATFKHP, encoded by the coding sequence ATGATGGCGCGTACCTGTTTAATTCGCAACGCCGAGGTCGTGACGGCGACCGATCATTACCGGGCCGATATATATATCAAAGACGGGGCGATTCAGGCCATTGGGGTCGACTTGTCCATGGCGGCCGACAGGGTTATCGACGCGACAGGTCTCTTGGCGTTACCGGGAGGCATCGATGCCCACACGCATTTTGACATGCCTTTTGGCGGCACGACCTCTTCAGACGACTTCTTGACCGGAACCCGCGCGGCGGCATTTGGGGGGACGACCACCATCATCGATTTTGCCATCCAAACCCGGGGGCATACCGCCCAAGAGGCATTCGACACCTGGCTCGGCAAGGCCGAAGGAAAAGCGGTCATCGATTACGGCTTTCATATGATTTTGAGCGAAGTGACACCGCACACGCTTCAGGAAATGCAGTCGATGGTGGATCAAGGGATCACCAGTTTTAAGCTGTTTACCGCCTATCCCGGCGTTTTCATGGTGGATGACGGGGGGATTTTCCAAGCCTTACAACGTGCGGGAGAGATTGGCGGGTTGATTGCCATGCATGCCGAAAACGGCAGTGTGATTGACGTCTTGGTGCAGCAGGCCTTAGCCCGCGGCCAAACCGCGCCGAAATATCACGCCTTGACCCGACCGCCGGAAGCCGAAGGCGAAGCGACGCATCGGGTGATTACGTTAGCCAAGCTGGCGGAGGCCCCCCTTTATATCGTCCATCTTTCCGCTTTTCAAGCGCTGGATGAAGTGACGGCAGCGCGGGACCGGGGTCAGCCGGTGTTTGCGGAAACGTGTCCCCAATATCTCTTTTTGTCTTATGACAATTATGAAGAACCGGGGTTTGACGGGGCTAAATACGTGATGTCGCCACCGCTCAGGCCTAAAGAGCATCAAGAACATTTGTGGCGCGGACTGAAAACCAATGATCTCCAAGTGGTGTCGACCGATCATTGTCCTTTTTGCATGAAGGATCAAAAAATCCTGGGGCAAAACAATTTCGCCAAAATCCCGAATGGAGCACCCGGCGTCGAAACCCGGATGTCGCTGATTTATGAAGGCGCTACAAAGGAAGGGCGTCTGTCGCTTAACCGGTTTGTTGAGATTACGGCTACGGCACCTGCCAAGTTATTTGGCCTGTTTCCTAAAAAGGGGACGATTGCCGTGGGTTCGGATGCGGATATTGTCCTGTTTGACCCTCAGGGGTCGACCCATTGGAGTGCCCAGACCCATCATATGCGGGTCGACTACAATCCGTACGAAGGGCGGACGACGCCCGGAGCCGTCCGCACCGTGCTTTCCCGCGGCGAAGTGATTATCGAAAATGAGGCCTTTGTCGGACGCGAGGGACGGGGAGAGTTTCTGAAACGGGCGACCTTTAAGCATCCCTAA
- a CDS encoding Formyl-CoA transferase (PFAM: CoA-transferase family III~COGs: COG1804 acyl-CoA transferase/carnitine dehydratase~InterPro IPR003673~KEGG: bts:Btus_3047 L-carnitine dehydratase/bile acid-inducible protein F~PFAM: CoA-transferase family III~PRIAM: Formyl-CoA transferase~SPTR: L-carnitine dehydratase/bile acid-inducible protein F): MNSSRLLQDLVIVDLTRILSGPYCTLYFADWGATVIKIEPPGGDDTRRWGPPFIDGESAYFLSVNRNKKSVVLDLKTDEGRQHLRDLVIQADVVVENFRPGTLDRWGLGYEALKALNSGIILASISGFGQDGPYRDLPGYDLIAQGMGGLMAVTGTFGHSPVKAGFSLADIGAGMWAALGILTALYNRERTGQGAWVDVSLLDTMIAWHTYLAQNYFATGRDPVPLGNAHPSICPYQTFKAQDDYLNIAVGNDKLWRDFCEALDQRAWADDPRFTTNADRVEHREILVDMIEEVLATRPVTDWIERLKSRGVPCGPVYRFSDIYRDPQVEARSMKVPLQHPRLGNIWQVGNPVKFRGSEGNWTEWTPPPELGEHTQEVLSAVSSNLFRTTGQDT; the protein is encoded by the coding sequence ATGAACTCGTCGCGACTTCTTCAGGATCTCGTGATCGTGGACTTGACCCGGATTTTAAGTGGCCCCTATTGCACCCTCTATTTTGCCGATTGGGGCGCCACGGTGATAAAAATCGAACCGCCCGGCGGGGATGATACCCGGCGTTGGGGTCCGCCCTTCATCGACGGCGAAAGTGCCTATTTTTTGAGTGTGAACCGGAACAAAAAAAGTGTCGTGCTGGACCTGAAAACCGACGAAGGACGTCAACACTTGCGGGACTTGGTAATCCAAGCGGATGTGGTGGTCGAGAATTTTCGTCCCGGCACGCTTGATCGCTGGGGACTCGGCTATGAAGCGTTGAAGGCGTTAAATTCCGGCATTATCTTGGCGTCCATTTCCGGATTTGGCCAGGATGGCCCTTATCGGGACCTCCCGGGCTATGATCTCATTGCCCAAGGGATGGGCGGTTTAATGGCCGTTACCGGCACGTTCGGCCATTCCCCCGTCAAAGCGGGATTTTCCTTGGCCGATATCGGAGCCGGGATGTGGGCGGCATTAGGGATTTTGACCGCCCTTTATAACCGGGAGCGTACGGGTCAAGGCGCATGGGTTGACGTTTCGTTACTGGACACGATGATTGCCTGGCACACGTATTTAGCGCAAAACTATTTTGCCACCGGGCGTGACCCGGTCCCCTTGGGGAATGCCCATCCCAGTATTTGTCCTTACCAAACGTTTAAAGCGCAAGACGACTATTTGAATATTGCGGTCGGCAACGACAAACTCTGGCGGGATTTTTGCGAGGCGTTAGACCAGAGGGCGTGGGCCGATGACCCCCGATTTACCACCAATGCGGATCGGGTAGAGCATCGGGAGATCTTGGTCGACATGATTGAGGAGGTATTGGCGACCCGGCCCGTTACGGATTGGATTGAGCGGTTAAAATCACGAGGCGTGCCCTGTGGGCCGGTTTACCGATTTTCGGACATTTATCGGGATCCCCAGGTCGAGGCGCGGTCCATGAAAGTCCCGCTTCAGCATCCCCGGCTAGGAAATATTTGGCAAGTGGGAAACCCCGTGAAGTTTCGCGGAAGTGAAGGGAATTGGACCGAATGGACCCCTCCGCCGGAACTGGGCGAACATACCCAAGAGGTCTTATCGGCCGTCTCATCAAATCTTTTTCGCACGACTGGCCAAGACACGTAA